The sequence tgtttatagcagcaatggccatggtcgccaaactgtggaaagaaccaagatgtccttcaaaggACGAagggataaggaaaatgtggtccatatacactatggagtatcatgcctccatcagaaaggatgaatacccaacttttgtagcaacatggatgggactggaagagattatactgagtgaaataattcaaggagagagagtcaattatcatatggtttcacttatttgtggagcataacaaatagcatggaggacatggggacttaggagaagggagttgggggaaactggaaggagaggtgaaccaggagagactatggactctgaaaaacaacctgagggatTAGAAGtggccggggggtgggaggttggggtaccatgtggtgggtattatagaggacatggattgcatggagcactgggtgtggtgaaagataatgaatactgttatgctaaaaataaataaatttaattttaaaaaaaagaaaggaatctgtCACAATTTGGCTTATCCACCAAatgtttctttcatgttttcattgCTCTCCCAGGTGCTATATGGAGGTTTTGTAATGTAAAATCCATAGAGGAGTAGCACACGGAAGTTAAAACACAGGAGTGATTTAGCTGTTTCCAGGTCCTCCAGCCCTGCTACattacctgtttattttttttattgtattcatgtaaccaccatatagtacatcattagaaTTTGATGCAGTGTGCAAtgtttcattatttgcatataacacccagtgctcatcacaacacgggccctccttaatacccatcacctggtttaAATAGCAAATGCCTTGTGCTTTTATCCTACCCAGAGAAATCCTGTGGTCTCCATACTATTTCTAGAGCCTTCTAGGAAGGAAGAGTCACAAAAAGAGATGTCTTTTCTCCATCATTTGCTTTCTAAATCCCTTCATCTTGACttgatacagcaaaggcggtcctaagggggaaatacatagccatccaggcctctctcaaaaaaattgaaaaatccagaacacaccagccgtctctacaccttaaagaactgaagaatcaacaaatcaaaccaactccacacataagaagggaaataagattagagcagagatcaatgaggtagaaaccagagatacagtagaacgtatcaatgaaactagaagctgattttttgaaagaatcagtaagatcgataaaccattggccaccctaatccaaaagaaaagagagaatgcccaatttcataaaattgtgaatgaaaagggagagatcacaacgaacaccaaggaagtagaaataatcatcagaagttattctcaacagttatatgccaataagctaagcaacctagatgaaatgtatgaattcctggaaaactataaactcccaaaattgaactaCCTGATTGGCCAACATCTAGTAAcgagaagaaattgacaacctgattGACCAACAtatagtaacgagattgaagcagtgatcaaaatcctcccaaaaaacaagagcccaggggcgcctgggtggctcagtgggttaaaacctctgccttcacctcaggtcatgatctcagggtcctgggatcgagccccacatcaggctctctgctccgcagggagcctgcttcctcctctctctctctgctggcctctctgcctacttgtgatctctgtctgtcaaataaatgaataaaatataaaaaaaaaaaagagcccaggacctgatggattccctggggaattctaccaaactttcaaagaagaaataacacctattctcctgaagctgtttaaaaaaattgaagcagaaggaaaacttccagactctttctatgaagccagcattaccctgatccccaaaccaggcaaagaccctaccaaaaaggagaatttcagagcaatatcactaatgaatatggatgctaagattctcaacaagatcctagcaaataggatccaacagcacattaaaaagattatccagcatgaccaggtgggattcatccctgggctacaaggatggttcaacattcgcaaatcaatcaatgtgatagaacaaattataagagaagagagaaaaaccacatggtcctctcaattgatgcagaaaaagcatttgacaaaatccagcatccgttcctgattaaaacgcttcaaagtatagggatagagggaacattcctgaacctcatcaaatctatctatgaaagacccacagcaaatatcatcctcaatgagaaaaagcttgcagccttcccgttgagatcaggaacaagacaaggatgcccactctcaccactcttgttcaacatagtattcaaagtcctagcaacagcaatcggACAAAAAAGGGACATAAAATGTATCCAacttggcaatgaagaagtcaaactttctctcttcggaaatgacatgattctttatatggacaacccaaaagactccacccccaaactactagaactcatacaacaattcagcaacgtggcaggatacaaagtcaatgtgcagaaaccagtggttttcttatacactaacgatgaaaatacagaaagggaaattagagaatcgattccatttactatagcaccaaggaccataagatacctgggaataaacctaaccagagaggtaaaggatctgtacttgagaaactacagaacactcatgaaggaaattgaagaagacacagaaaggtggaagaccattccatgctcttggatttgaaaaataaacattgttaaaatgtctatactgcctaaagcaatctatacttttaatgccattccgatcaaaattccaccagtattcttcaaagagctggagcaaataatccagaaatttgtatggaatcagaagagaccctgaatcgctatggaaatgttgaaaaacaaaaataaaactgggggcatcatgtgatctgatttcaagcttttctacaaagctgtgatcaccaagacagcatggtactggcataaaaacagacacatagaccagtggaacagattagagagcccagatatggaccctcaactctatggtcaaataatcttcgacaaaacaagaataaatatacagtggaaaaaagacagtctcttcaataaatggtgctgtgtaaactggacagctatatgtagaagaatgaaacttgacttGAATTTTGAAATACCAAACACTATTTAAGCTCCTGTTCTCTGTGTTCCTGCTTCCTCATAAATGTGGCGACCAATCTGGCCTTTTGGGCTTCGTCCCCTTATGCAGGATCATTGTGCATTGTAAGTTTTATCACAGCTGTATAGACACCGGGCGGGGTTTGAGGGAACTGCAGTACTCTGGAGAACAGGAGACAAAGTCAGATGAAAGGTGGTTTTAAACCTCATAGTCCTTTCCTAcagagagatttctttttattgtccaTGCGGTTTTTGGGTCCTGGCCTAATGTTTGTTGctgggttcctttctctcccatgCCCTCGCCTCTTAATTACTAGTActtgaaaacattctaaaatatttttttaattaatttgcaaAAAGCTCACTGTTTCAGTCAATCATCCCTCTACTAGCCTAATAGGACTTCtcttagacaagaaaaagaactaTCACATTATTTTCCTAAAGCAACCATTACCCTGAGGGATATTTATGTGTAAGCCAACAAAGCACAGtcaactttcaaaataaaaaatattctcatttttaggattattgaaataaactaaaaataaaaataataaaatgaagtagaCAAAAAGTGTATTTGAAAGAGCAGTAGACTTAAAATCAGGAGGCTACACTTTATCTAGATGTTCTCTTAATAAGCTATATGACAAAATCCATTAACTTTTCTCAGCTTCGCTATCACATCtatgcaataaatacatattgaggATCACTCATGTGTCCTATGGTAAATATGAAATCTCTGCCAAAAGGTGCTTAACATCCAGCATTTAGTTGGAAAGTAGAttatattttatggattttttggAACCTGCTGATTCTGTGAAACAATGACATTTCAAGGAGACACACTGAAGGCCAGGGAGGTATATAGACAGGAGTACAGATATCTGATTCTGATTCCAATAGCACAGTATAAGAACCCCGCACCATGGGTACAAGATCACCATACTGTTACCTTACATGATCATTTACAGAACTATTTATcctttccaggagaaaaaaaaatccataacaataaaaaagagataaatttggCGGCGGGGAAAATGGCGGACGGGAAGGCGGGAGAGGAGAAGCCTGAGAAACCGCAGCGAGCTGGAGCCGCCAGAGGACctgaagaagaagcagaaaaacctGTGAAAACTAAGACTGTTTCTTCCAGTAATGGAGGGGAAAGTTCCAGTCGCAGCGCTGAGAAGCGATCAGCTGAAGAAGAAGCTGCAGACCTCCCAACAAAACCTACAAAGATCTCCAAGTTTGGATTTGCCATAGGTAGTCAGACGACAAAGAAAGCCTCAGCCATATCCATCAAACTTGGATCAAGTAAGCCTAAAGAAACTGTTCCAACACTTGCTCCAAAAACCCTTTCAGTAGCAGCAGCTTTTAATGAAGATGAAGATAGTGAGCCAGAGGAAATGCCTCCAGAAGCAAAGATGAGGATGAAGAATATTGGAAGGGATACACCAACATCAGCAGGACCAAACTCCTTCAATAAAGGAAAGCATGGTTTTTCTGATAACCAGAAGCTCTGGGAACGAAATATAAAATCTCATCTTGGAAATGTCCATGACCAAGACAATTAAATGATGTTTTGAAattggggtgtgggggtgggtgtaAAGTTAAAAGgaacagtttccttttttaaagaatggtatAAGACTATCTTTGGagccgcctttttttttttttttttttttttttaagattgagtGGTACACTAATAAATGAGAGTTTGAAATTAGAggtaatttatgttttatatacagATTTCAAGACATTTGCTAATTTTGTAGTTTCATGTGATTAGTTTCCAAAGgttacagataataaaaaatcagaaatggtaCCTTTCTAAGAATTGCATATTTTTTTAGACACAACTATTAGCACATTAAGAGGAACGCAAAAAGTTATCGTCTATTAACCTGCAAGCAATTACTCTTAACTCCCTTATTAACCTAAAGTGTCTGGCTCCCAGGAACAGCCTTATAGAGAGGGAGTATTGTATGGGGAAGAAAATGTTACTGACCTATGACTGAAAAAAGTAca comes from Mustela erminea isolate mMusErm1 chromosome 9, mMusErm1.Pri, whole genome shotgun sequence and encodes:
- the LOC116599315 gene encoding PEST proteolytic signal-containing nuclear protein-like, whose protein sequence is MADGKAGEEKPEKPQRAGAARGPEEEAEKPVKTKTVSSSNGGESSSRSAEKRSAEEEAADLPTKPTKISKFGFAIGSQTTKKASAISIKLGSSKPKETVPTLAPKTLSVAAAFNEDEDSEPEEMPPEAKMRMKNIGRDTPTSAGPNSFNKGKHGFSDNQKLWERNIKSHLGNVHDQDN